In Penaeus chinensis breed Huanghai No. 1 chromosome 26, ASM1920278v2, whole genome shotgun sequence, a single genomic region encodes these proteins:
- the LOC125039043 gene encoding larval cuticle protein A2B-like yields the protein MSLKVGSQTSSPEAVAVIACLAVVAIADHSPYPPPPAPYHPPPPAYHSEPHYPDVPPMYTYNYGITDDYGVNLGHSESRDGYKTEGSYTVDLPDGRRQIVKYEDTGNGLVAQVTYEGEAQYPEHTPTYRPAPPAYAPPSPTPYE from the exons ATGTCTCTCAAGGTAGGCTCGCAGACTAGCTCTCCTGAAGCT GTCGCTGTCATCGCCTGCCTGGCTGTTGTGGCTATAGCTGATCattccccttatccccctccacctgccccctaccaccctccaccaccagcCTACCACAGCGAACCACATTACCCTGAT GTTCCTCCCATGTACACCTACAACTACGGCATCACTGATGACTACGGCGTCAACCTCGGCCActcggagtcccgcgacggctacaagaccgagggcagctacaccgtcgacctccccgacggccgcaggCAGATCGTCAAGTACGAGGACACCGGCAACGGTCTTGTAGCtcaggtcacctacgagggcgaggctcagtaccccgagcACACGCCCACCTACAGGCCCGCTCCCCCCGCCtacgcccctccttctcctacgccCTACGAATAA
- the LOC125039229 gene encoding pro-resilin-like: MAFADQSPYPAPPAYAPPAPYHPPPKAYPAEPEYPDVPPKYNYNYGVADGYSGVNLGHTETRDGYKTEGSYTVDLPDGRKQIVKYVDNGDGLIAEVTYEGEAQYPEYTPTYKPAYKPAPPAYGPPPPAYA; the protein is encoded by the exons ATGGCCTTCGCTGACCAGtccccttaccccgccccccctgcgtacgctccccccgccccctaccaCCCCCCACCCAAGGCATACCCCGCAGAGCCCGAATACCCTGAT GTTCCTCCcaagtacaactacaactacggcGTCGCCGACGGCTACTCCGGCGTCAACCTCGGCCACACTGAGAcccgcgacggctacaagaccgagggcagctacaccgtcgacctccccgacggccgcaagcagatcgtcaagtacgtggacaacggcgacggtcttattgctgaggtcacctacgagggcgaggctcagtaccccgagtaCACCCCCACCTACAAGCCCGCCTACAAGCCCGCTCCCCCCGCCtacggcccccctccccccgcctacgCCTAA